Proteins encoded by one window of Kribbella flavida DSM 17836:
- a CDS encoding TerC family protein, giving the protein MTVSLSAWIITIAVLLALLVLDFLIVARKPHEPSLREATLWVSFYVGIALLFGVGLTIAAGGRSGGEFFAGWLTEYSLSVDNLFVFIIIMGKFAVPRQYQQKVLLVGVALALVMRGIFIAIGAEAISHFNWVFYLFGAFLLYTAWKLATTKEEEEFKENVVLTKVRRVLPTTETYHEAKLTTRVDGKRFATPMLIVMIAIGTTDLLFALDSIPAIFGLTQEPYLVFTANAFALMGLRQLFFLIGGLLDRLVYLSYGLSVVLGFIGVKLILEALHHSGVSWAPEIPILVSLSIILGTLTLTAVLSLVKSSRDAKLDKQKQSAGVE; this is encoded by the coding sequence ATGACCGTTTCGTTGTCGGCGTGGATCATCACCATCGCCGTCCTGCTGGCCCTGCTGGTGCTGGACTTCCTGATCGTGGCCCGGAAGCCGCACGAACCGTCCCTGCGGGAAGCGACCCTGTGGGTGAGCTTCTACGTCGGCATCGCGCTGCTGTTCGGCGTCGGCCTGACGATTGCCGCGGGCGGTCGGTCCGGCGGCGAGTTCTTCGCCGGCTGGTTGACCGAGTACTCGCTGTCGGTGGACAACCTGTTCGTGTTCATCATCATCATGGGCAAGTTCGCGGTGCCCCGGCAGTACCAGCAGAAGGTGCTGCTGGTCGGGGTCGCGCTCGCGCTGGTGATGCGGGGCATCTTCATCGCCATCGGCGCGGAGGCGATCTCGCACTTCAACTGGGTGTTCTACCTGTTCGGCGCGTTCCTGCTCTACACCGCGTGGAAGCTGGCGACCACGAAGGAAGAGGAGGAGTTCAAGGAGAACGTGGTGCTGACGAAGGTCCGCCGGGTGCTGCCGACCACCGAGACGTACCACGAGGCGAAACTGACCACCCGGGTGGACGGCAAGCGGTTCGCCACTCCGATGCTGATCGTGATGATCGCGATCGGCACCACCGATCTGCTGTTCGCGCTGGACTCGATCCCGGCGATCTTCGGCCTCACCCAGGAGCCGTACCTGGTGTTCACCGCCAACGCCTTCGCGCTGATGGGGCTGCGGCAGCTGTTCTTCCTGATCGGCGGGCTGCTGGACCGGCTGGTGTACCTGTCCTACGGGCTGTCGGTGGTGCTCGGCTTCATCGGCGTCAAGCTGATCCTCGAGGCCCTGCACCACAGCGGCGTCTCCTGGGCGCCGGAGATCCCGATCCTGGTCTCCCTGAGCATCATTCTCGGCACGCTCACGCTCACCGCCGTGCTCAGCCTGGTGAAGTCCTCCCGCGACGCCAAGCTGGACAAGCAGAAGCAGTCCGCCGGCGTCGAGTGA
- a CDS encoding GntR family transcriptional regulator, which yields MTTLSAGADSSADSPGVRHVKRPQPLRESVYEALTEMIIDGTLERGRHLVEVELAGMLGVSRQPVREALQRLNNEGWVDLRPGFGAMVHVPAEDEVDQLLAARAALESESARLAARHASKDAVAQLKELCKVGTAFQEAGDIDGAVRTNGELHAMITAMSGNRFLVDFAGQVDRRVRWYYTPVAPVRGAASWREHARLVKAIGDGDEDKAAQIMREHTEHTRTAYHELQSGQTPAAALPEKKPTTRRRRTTD from the coding sequence ATGACCACACTCAGCGCGGGCGCGGACTCCTCGGCCGACTCCCCCGGCGTACGGCACGTGAAGCGGCCCCAGCCGCTGCGCGAGTCGGTCTACGAGGCCCTGACCGAGATGATCATCGACGGCACCCTGGAGCGCGGCCGGCACCTTGTCGAGGTGGAGCTGGCCGGCATGCTCGGGGTGTCGCGGCAGCCGGTCCGCGAAGCGCTGCAGCGGCTGAACAACGAGGGCTGGGTGGATCTGCGGCCCGGTTTCGGCGCGATGGTGCACGTGCCCGCCGAGGACGAGGTGGACCAGCTGCTGGCGGCCCGGGCCGCGCTCGAGTCGGAGTCGGCGCGACTGGCCGCCCGGCACGCGTCCAAGGACGCGGTCGCCCAGCTGAAGGAGCTCTGCAAGGTCGGGACCGCGTTCCAGGAGGCCGGTGACATCGACGGCGCGGTCCGCACCAACGGCGAGCTGCACGCGATGATCACCGCGATGTCGGGCAACCGGTTCCTGGTCGACTTCGCCGGCCAGGTCGACCGGCGGGTCCGCTGGTACTACACGCCGGTCGCTCCGGTCCGCGGCGCCGCCTCCTGGCGCGAGCACGCTCGCCTGGTCAAGGCCATCGGCGACGGCGACGAGGACAAAGCCGCCCAGATCATGCGCGAGCACACCGAGCACACCCGCACCGCCTACCACGAGCTGCAGTCCGGCCAGACGCCCGCGGCTGCGCTCCCCGAGAAGAAGCCGACCACCCGCCGCCGTCGCACAACGGACTGA
- a CDS encoding LysR family transcriptional regulator, with protein MLLRQLEYLVSLARERHFARAADACYVSQPSLSAAIRKLEQELDVPIVRRGRRFEGLTPEGERVLLWAQRILAERDALRHELSVMRGGLTGTLRLGAIPTAMPVVSLLTTPFCARHSQARVTLESLSSRDITQKLAEFELDVAMTYLDDDTLGNVRKTPLYEERYLLLTPGTSPLAEQPVATWAQVAELPLCLLSPQMRNRRIMNGYFTDDGVTAEPAIESDTVSGLYSHLHGNHWSTVISHAWLHMFGVPAGMRVVPLKSPAHGPRVGLVIAARSPEPVLARALLDVARQAGVHTALDDLLDVHLMGSSYAPAPAR; from the coding sequence ATGTTGCTCCGCCAGCTCGAGTACCTCGTCTCACTCGCCCGCGAACGGCACTTCGCCCGCGCGGCCGACGCCTGCTACGTCTCGCAACCGTCGCTGTCCGCCGCGATCCGCAAGCTCGAGCAGGAGCTCGACGTGCCGATCGTGCGCCGCGGTCGCCGGTTCGAAGGCCTGACCCCCGAAGGCGAACGCGTCCTGCTCTGGGCTCAGCGCATCCTCGCCGAGCGCGACGCCCTGCGGCACGAGCTGTCGGTGATGCGCGGCGGGCTGACCGGAACCCTCCGGCTGGGCGCGATCCCGACCGCGATGCCGGTGGTCTCGCTGCTCACCACGCCCTTCTGCGCGCGGCACAGCCAGGCCCGGGTGACGTTGGAGTCGCTGTCGTCGCGCGACATCACCCAGAAGCTGGCCGAGTTCGAGCTGGACGTCGCGATGACGTACCTCGACGACGACACCCTCGGCAACGTGCGCAAGACCCCGTTGTACGAAGAGCGCTACCTGCTGCTCACGCCCGGCACCAGCCCACTCGCGGAGCAACCGGTCGCCACCTGGGCGCAGGTGGCGGAGCTGCCCTTGTGCCTGCTGTCGCCGCAGATGCGCAACCGCCGGATCATGAACGGCTACTTCACCGACGACGGCGTGACCGCCGAGCCGGCGATCGAGAGCGACACCGTGTCCGGGCTCTACAGCCACCTGCACGGCAACCACTGGTCGACGGTGATCTCGCACGCCTGGCTGCACATGTTCGGCGTACCGGCGGGGATGCGGGTGGTGCCACTCAAGAGCCCCGCGCACGGACCCCGCGTGGGACTGGTGATCGCCGCGCGCAGCCCCGAGCCCGTCCTGGCCCGCGCCCTGCTTGACGTCGCCCGGCAGGCCGGCGTGCACACCGCTCTGGACGATCTGCTCGACGTGCACCTGATGGGTTCCAGCTATGCGCCGGCGCCCGCGCGATAG
- a CDS encoding alpha/beta fold hydrolase, with protein sequence MDEVISADSTAIAYDTFGAGPALVLVAGAMTDRSYYVPRATVLAEVFTVVTYDRRGRGDSGDQPQYAVEREVEDLEAVRMATGATYGYADSSGAMVLLRAAAAGSAFDRLAIMEPPFRVDGAPAAPDRYLERLQEFVAAGDPSGAAELFMVEAVGQPQEQVDGMKSMPFWKGMEAVAPTLVYDALQLGDSQVPTALLAGIEQPTLALHSTASPEWLQRATVEAADALPNARVAALEGSFHEVPPEVLLTALREHFLG encoded by the coding sequence ATGGACGAGGTCATCTCTGCCGACAGCACGGCGATCGCCTACGACACCTTCGGAGCGGGACCGGCGCTGGTCCTGGTGGCGGGCGCGATGACCGACCGCTCGTACTACGTGCCGCGCGCGACGGTGCTGGCTGAGGTGTTCACCGTGGTCACGTACGACCGGCGGGGCCGGGGTGACTCGGGGGACCAGCCGCAGTACGCGGTCGAGCGGGAGGTGGAGGACCTGGAAGCGGTGCGGATGGCGACCGGCGCGACGTACGGGTACGCCGACTCCTCCGGCGCGATGGTGCTGCTCCGGGCGGCCGCTGCCGGGTCCGCGTTCGATCGGCTCGCGATCATGGAGCCGCCGTTCCGTGTCGACGGTGCGCCGGCGGCGCCGGATCGCTACCTCGAGCGGTTGCAGGAGTTCGTCGCGGCCGGCGATCCCAGCGGCGCGGCCGAGCTGTTCATGGTGGAGGCCGTCGGGCAGCCGCAAGAACAGGTCGACGGGATGAAGTCGATGCCGTTCTGGAAGGGGATGGAAGCGGTGGCACCCACCTTGGTCTACGACGCCCTGCAGCTGGGCGACAGCCAGGTGCCGACCGCGCTGCTCGCGGGGATCGAGCAGCCGACACTCGCGCTGCACAGCACCGCCAGTCCCGAGTGGCTGCAGCGGGCAACTGTCGAGGCTGCTGACGCCCTGCCGAACGCCCGAGTGGCCGCACTGGAAGGCAGCTTCCACGAGGTGCCGCCCGAGGTGCTGCTGACCGCCCTGCGCGAGCACTTCCTCGGGTAG
- a CDS encoding YdcF family protein, translating into MPLDEALQVMSRYLARRDVAELAGPADLLVLMGSAVVESVEVVAQAYHRGAAARILVSGGLGHSTHHLVHAVERRGLPIPAGHRPESHIFRDLLHRYGVDPAAVTVEDDSTNCGENAAFTRRLLDHDSTAYRLVLVQDPTMQRRTHAAFERSFRDRPGTALTSFAPLIPWIGDDAVGAGPGGPPIWARERFVSLLLGEIRRLRDDIDGYGPRGRNFIDHVEVPPEVLAAFDEAAAAHPTLVRPSGG; encoded by the coding sequence GTGCCGCTGGACGAAGCTCTGCAGGTGATGTCCCGCTACCTCGCGCGACGGGACGTCGCCGAGCTCGCCGGACCCGCTGATCTGCTCGTCCTGATGGGCAGCGCCGTCGTCGAGTCGGTCGAGGTCGTCGCGCAGGCGTACCACCGCGGCGCCGCTGCGCGGATCCTGGTCAGCGGCGGCCTCGGGCACTCCACTCACCACCTCGTCCACGCGGTCGAACGCCGCGGCCTGCCGATCCCCGCGGGGCACCGCCCCGAGTCGCACATCTTCCGCGACCTGTTGCACCGGTACGGCGTGGACCCCGCGGCCGTGACGGTCGAGGACGACTCGACCAACTGCGGCGAGAACGCGGCGTTCACCCGACGGCTGCTCGACCACGACAGTACGGCGTACCGGCTGGTGCTGGTGCAGGATCCGACCATGCAGCGGCGCACCCATGCCGCGTTCGAGCGGTCGTTCCGTGACCGGCCGGGCACGGCGCTGACCAGCTTCGCGCCGCTGATCCCCTGGATCGGCGACGACGCTGTCGGTGCGGGTCCTGGCGGTCCCCCGATCTGGGCGCGCGAACGGTTCGTCTCCTTGCTGCTGGGCGAGATCCGCCGGCTGCGCGACGACATCGACGGCTACGGTCCGCGCGGGCGGAACTTCATCGACCACGTCGAGGTCCCGCCCGAGGTACTCGCCGCCTTCGACGAGGCCGCCGCAGCGCATCCCACCCTGGTTCGCCCCTCCGGCGGCTGA
- a CDS encoding dihydrofolate reductase family protein — protein sequence MRKLKIQTQTTVDGFMGAPNGEMDWLQFPWTDDLSAHINALTKSVDTIVLGRKLAEGFIPAWAAGPEHEEQESIDWMNNTPKVVVSNSLAESPWDNATVAGGDLATIITELKNQPGGDLIAYGGATLVSALIAEGLADDIHLFVNPTAIGTGLPVFPATTVPLELAAATPFECGITELHYVPRKP from the coding sequence ATGCGCAAGCTCAAGATCCAGACCCAGACCACCGTCGACGGCTTCATGGGCGCCCCGAACGGCGAGATGGACTGGCTGCAGTTTCCCTGGACCGACGACCTCAGCGCGCACATCAACGCGCTCACCAAGTCGGTCGACACCATCGTGCTCGGCCGCAAGCTCGCCGAGGGTTTCATCCCGGCCTGGGCGGCCGGTCCGGAGCACGAGGAGCAGGAGTCGATCGACTGGATGAACAACACCCCCAAGGTGGTCGTCTCGAACAGCCTCGCCGAGTCGCCCTGGGACAACGCGACCGTGGCCGGCGGCGACCTGGCCACGATCATCACCGAGCTGAAGAACCAGCCCGGCGGCGACCTGATCGCCTACGGCGGCGCCACCCTCGTTTCCGCGCTGATCGCCGAGGGGCTCGCCGACGACATCCACCTTTTCGTCAACCCCACCGCGATCGGCACCGGCCTGCCCGTCTTCCCGGCCACCACCGTCCCGCTCGAGCTCGCCGCCGCGACCCCGTTCGAGTGCGGCATCACGGAGCTGCACTACGTTCCGCGCAAGCCCTGA
- a CDS encoding winged helix-turn-helix transcriptional regulator: MREYAQYCPVALASAVLADRWMPLIVRELVLGSRRFNDIDRGLPGISRTLLKQRLLHLERKGVLERVPVARGHEYQLTPAGRDLEGVIMAIGEWAVRWMFAEPEPREVDPITLTWWMSRRIDQQALPGQRVSVEFDYRGADPTRIWLVLDRQQASVCTEHPGFASDVVVTTEPVALMRVFSGIVTLSQATAAGSIELTGPPWLVRALPTWFLWSPFAPAVRERIS, encoded by the coding sequence ATGCGTGAGTACGCCCAGTACTGCCCGGTGGCGCTCGCCAGCGCGGTGCTGGCGGACCGCTGGATGCCGCTGATCGTGCGGGAACTGGTGCTCGGCAGCCGGCGGTTCAACGACATCGACCGCGGCCTGCCCGGCATCTCCCGCACCCTGCTCAAACAGCGCCTTCTGCACCTGGAACGCAAAGGTGTGCTGGAGCGAGTCCCCGTTGCCCGCGGCCACGAGTACCAGCTCACGCCGGCCGGCCGCGACCTGGAGGGCGTGATCATGGCGATCGGCGAGTGGGCCGTGCGGTGGATGTTCGCCGAGCCGGAGCCTCGCGAGGTCGACCCGATCACGCTGACCTGGTGGATGTCGCGACGGATCGACCAGCAGGCACTGCCCGGGCAGCGGGTCAGCGTCGAGTTCGACTACCGCGGCGCCGACCCGACCCGGATCTGGCTTGTCCTCGACCGGCAGCAGGCTTCGGTCTGCACCGAGCACCCGGGATTCGCCTCGGACGTCGTGGTGACCACCGAGCCGGTCGCCCTGATGCGCGTCTTCTCCGGCATCGTCACGCTCTCCCAGGCGACTGCGGCAGGCAGCATCGAACTGACCGGCCCGCCCTGGCTCGTCCGCGCCCTCCCGACCTGGTTCCTCTGGAGTCCCTTCGCCCCTGCCGTCCGCGAACGAATCAGCTGA
- a CDS encoding class I SAM-dependent methyltransferase — translation MTVSFDPIGFKRTTRAQWEQAAEAWHRWGPAIEDWLGEATATMLRAADVGEGDRVLDVAAGAGGQTLAAARLVGPNGHVLATDISPALLAYAARVAAEAGVSTVETLEADGEDLSELAAGTFDAAISRVGLIYFPDQHAALRGIHRALRPGGRCSAVVYSTPDRNAFFSIPVGIIRRRADLPPPLPGQPGPFSLGGPGVAEQVFAEAGFYDITVTTVPSPVRMPTAAECVRFERESFGALHQMLSGLDEPGRAAAWQEITEELSRFEAPTGFTGPCEMLVVTGTR, via the coding sequence ATGACTGTCAGTTTCGACCCGATCGGGTTCAAGCGGACCACCCGGGCCCAGTGGGAGCAGGCCGCCGAGGCCTGGCACCGGTGGGGACCGGCCATCGAGGACTGGCTCGGCGAGGCCACCGCCACCATGCTGCGCGCGGCCGACGTCGGCGAGGGAGACCGCGTTCTCGACGTCGCCGCCGGCGCGGGAGGGCAGACGCTGGCCGCGGCGCGGCTCGTAGGTCCCAACGGCCACGTGCTGGCCACGGACATCTCACCGGCCCTGCTCGCGTACGCGGCCCGCGTCGCAGCCGAGGCCGGGGTGTCGACGGTCGAGACGCTGGAGGCGGACGGCGAGGACCTGTCGGAGCTCGCCGCGGGCACGTTCGACGCGGCGATCTCCCGGGTCGGCCTGATCTACTTTCCGGACCAGCACGCCGCGTTGCGCGGTATCCACCGGGCGCTCCGTCCCGGCGGCCGCTGCTCCGCCGTGGTCTACTCCACCCCGGACCGCAACGCCTTCTTCTCGATCCCCGTCGGCATCATCCGCCGCCGGGCCGACCTACCGCCCCCGCTTCCGGGGCAGCCGGGTCCGTTCAGCCTTGGTGGGCCCGGCGTCGCCGAGCAGGTGTTCGCCGAGGCAGGCTTTTACGACATCACCGTCACGACAGTCCCGTCACCGGTGCGCATGCCGACCGCCGCCGAGTGTGTCCGCTTCGAACGCGAGTCCTTCGGCGCGCTGCACCAGATGCTCTCCGGCCTCGACGAGCCGGGGCGAGCCGCTGCCTGGCAGGAAATCACCGAAGAGCTCTCCCGGTTCGAAGCCCCCACCGGCTTCACCGGCCCGTGCGAGATGCTCGTGGTCACCGGAACCCGCTGA
- a CDS encoding SigE family RNA polymerase sigma factor translates to MPPGARDHFVEFVVARQSRWLRTAYLLCNDRQLAEDVVQQSLEKLYVVWPKVVAADSPDAYVRKTILNVYLSETRRMWRRRERSSDDPTAGAVETVDASLDDRIDLARALSRLPRRQRMVLILRFAEDLSVTETAAVMGCAEGTVKAHTAAALRALRKTIEFELQGVGR, encoded by the coding sequence ATGCCCCCTGGAGCGCGGGACCACTTCGTCGAGTTCGTCGTCGCCCGGCAGAGCCGTTGGCTGCGCACGGCGTACTTGCTGTGCAACGACCGGCAGTTGGCCGAGGACGTCGTGCAGCAGAGTTTGGAGAAGTTGTACGTGGTCTGGCCCAAGGTGGTCGCGGCGGACAGCCCGGACGCGTACGTGCGCAAGACGATTCTCAACGTCTACCTGAGCGAGACCAGGCGGATGTGGCGCCGGCGGGAGCGGTCGAGCGACGACCCGACGGCCGGCGCTGTGGAAACGGTCGACGCGTCGCTGGACGACCGGATCGATCTGGCGCGGGCGCTGAGCCGGCTGCCCAGACGGCAGCGCATGGTGCTGATCCTCCGGTTCGCGGAGGACCTGAGCGTGACCGAGACGGCGGCGGTGATGGGCTGCGCCGAGGGAACGGTCAAGGCGCACACGGCCGCGGCGCTCCGGGCGTTGCGGAAGACGATCGAGTTCGAGCTGCAGGGGGTTGGCCGATGA
- a CDS encoding MerR family transcriptional regulator, with protein sequence MRIGELADASGVSTRSLRYYEEQGLIRSQRTPGGWRDFDSSMVERVVMIQHLFAAGLHSATINELLPCLEASPEERTGVMEQLLAQEVERLEAKRRDIDRELETLKALRGDTALPGEVPCPVTRL encoded by the coding sequence ATGCGCATCGGCGAACTGGCGGACGCCAGCGGCGTCAGCACCCGCTCCCTGCGGTACTACGAGGAGCAGGGGCTGATCAGGTCTCAGCGCACCCCCGGCGGGTGGCGTGACTTCGACAGCTCGATGGTGGAGCGGGTCGTCATGATCCAGCACCTGTTCGCCGCCGGGCTGCACAGTGCCACCATCAACGAACTGCTGCCCTGCCTGGAGGCTTCTCCCGAGGAGCGCACCGGGGTCATGGAGCAGTTGCTCGCCCAGGAAGTCGAGCGGCTCGAGGCCAAGCGCCGAGACATCGACCGTGAGCTGGAGACCTTGAAGGCACTGCGCGGCGACACGGCGCTGCCCGGCGAAGTCCCCTGCCCGGTCACGCGCCTTTGA